In Lathamus discolor isolate bLatDis1 chromosome 1, bLatDis1.hap1, whole genome shotgun sequence, the following are encoded in one genomic region:
- the PCDH7 gene encoding protocadherin-7 isoform X2 — translation MRTLFGFVHCCCCCCFLLLLPPSLWVSLASAKQLLRYRLPEEGPADIRIGNVASDLGIVTGSGEVTFSLESGSDYLKIDNMTGELSTTERRIDREKLPQCQMIFDENECFLDFEVSVIGPSQSWVDLFEGRVIILDINDNTPTFPSPVLTLTVEENRPVGTLYLLPTATDRDFGRNGIERYELLQEPGGDGGRRGGGGGGGGGGSASAGSESALYPGGSKRRQETDAAARSSVFELQVADTLDGEKQPQLIVKGPLDREQRDSYELSLRVRDGGDPARSSQAILRVLITDVNDNSPRFEKSVYEADLAENSSPGTPILQLRATDLDVGVNGQIEYVFGAATESVRRLLRLDETSGWLSVLHRIDREEVNQLRFTVMARDRGQPPKTDKATVVLNIRDENDNVPTIDIRKIGRIPLRDGVASVAEDVLVDTPIALVQVSDRDQGENGVVTCTVVGDVPFQLKPASEGEGESQNKRKYFLHTSAPLDYEAVRDYNVVIVAVDSGSPSLSSNNSLLVRVGDTNDNPPVFSQAVLEVSFPENNLPGERVATVVATDADSGKNAEITYSLEASPLSSDAPGGIFSIDPDSGDVSVQAVLDREQRDTYEFQVTARDKGVPSLQGSTTVVVRVADRNDNEPRFMQDVFTFYVKENLQPNSPVGMVTVMDFDKGRNAELSLSIQPGDHDHDQAASIFSIENDTGTIFSTVSFDREQQTSYTFKVKAVDGGEPPRSATATVSLFVMDENDNAPTVTFPSNSSYTVLPPSSNMRTVVATVVATDADTGLNADLNYSIIGGNPFKLFEIDPASGVVSLVGKLAPKHYGLHRLVVQVNDSGQPPQSTTTLLHVFVNESLSNATVVESQVARSLHTPLAQDIAGDPSYELSKQRLSIVIGVVAGIMTVILLILVVVMARYCRSKGKHGYEAGKKDHEDFFSPQQHDKAKKPKKDKKGKKGKQPLYSSIVTVEASKPNGQRYDSVNEKLSDSPGMGRYRSVNGGPGSPDLARHYKSSSPLPTVQLHPQSPTAGKKHQAVQDLPPANTFVGAGDNISIGSDHCSEYSCQASSKYSKQPFRRVTFSVVSQPQDPHQGSLQSCYDSGLEESETPSSKSSSGPRLGALPLPEDNYERTTPDGSVGEAEHMENGKDNEILERKENGKY, via the coding sequence atGCGGactctttttggttttgtgcattgctgctgctgctgctgcttcttgctgcTACTGCCTCCGTCACTCTGGGTCAGCCTGGCATCGGCCAAGCAGCTCCTGAGGTACCGGCTGCCCGAGGAGGGACCCGCCGACATCCGCATCGGCAACGTGGCTTCCGATCTGGGAATCGTGACGGGCTCCGGCGAGGTGACATTCAGCCTGGAATCGGGCTCCGACTATCTCAAGATCGATAACATGACCGGGGAGCTGAGCACCACGGAGCGGCGCATCGACCGCGAGAAGCTGCCGCAGTGCCAGATGATCTTCGACGAGAACGAGTGCTTCCTGGACTTCGAGGTGTCGGTCATCGGCCCCTCGCAGAGCTGGGTGGACCTCTTCGAGGGCCGGGTCATCATCCTGGACATCAATGACAACACCcccaccttcccctcccccGTTCTCACACTTACCGTGGAGGAGAACCGGCCCGTGGGGACGCTCTACCTGCTCCCCACCGCCACCGACAGGGACTTCGGCCGCAACGGCATTGAGCGCTACGAGCTGCTGCAAGAGCCAGGCGGGGACGGCGGCCGCCGGGGCGGCGGAGGGGGCGGTGGCGGGGGGGGCTCTGCCTCGGCGGGCTCCGAGAGCGCCCTCTACCCCGGCGGCAGCAAGCGGCGGCAGGAGACGGACGCGGCGGCCCGCAGCAGCGTCTTCGAGCTGCAGGTGGCCGACACCCTGGACGGGGAGAAGCAGCCGCAGCTGATCGTCAAGGGGCCGCTGGACCGCGAGCAGCGGGACTCCTACGAGCTCAGCCTCCGCGTGCGGGACGGCGGCGACCCGGCACGGTCCTCGCAGGCTATCCTGAGGGTGCTGATCACCGACGTGAACGACAACAGCCCCCGCTTCGAGAAGAGCGTCTACGAGGCAGACCTGGCAGAGAACAGCAGTCCCGGAACACCCATCCTGCAGCTGCGAGCCACTGACCTGGACGTAGGGGTGAATGGGCAGATCGAGTATGTCTTCGGGGCGGCCACGGAGTCTGTCAGGCGCCTACTGCGCCTGGATGAGACCTCGGGGTGGCTCAGCGTCTTACACCGCATCGACCGGGAGGAGGTAAACCAACTTCGCTTCACTGTCATGGCCCGGGACCGGGGCCAGCCCCCCAAGACAGACAAGGCCACGGTTGTACTGAACATCCGTGATGAGAATGACAATGTGCCCACCATCGACATCCGGAAAATTGGGCGCATCCCTCTCCGGGACGGGGTAGCTAGTGTGGCCGAGGATGTGTTGGTGGATACCCCCATTGCCCTGGTGCAGGTGTCAGACCGGGACCAAGGTGAAAATGGTGTGGTGACCTGCACCGTGGTGGGTGATGTGCCTTTCCAGCTCAAGCCAGCCAGTGAGGGCGAAGGGGAGTCTCAGAACAAGCGCAAGTATTTCCTCCACACCTCAGCCCCTCTGGACTATGAAGCTGTCCGTGACTACAATGTGGTGATTGTGGCAGTGGActctggcagccccagcctgtCCAGCAACAACTCCTTGCTGGTGCGGGTAGGGGACACTAATGACAACCCTCCTGTGTTCAGTCAGGCCGTGCTGGAGGTCTCCTTCCCAGAAAACAACTTGCCTGGTGAGAGGGTGGCCACAGTGGTAGCCACAGATGCAGACAGTGGCAAGAACGCTGAGATCACCTACTCCCTAGAGGCTTCACCCCTTTCCTCAGATGCACCAGGTGGCATCTTCAGCATTGACCCTGACTCTGGGGATGTGTCggtgcaggcagtgctggacCGTGAGCAACGTGATACCTACGAGTTTCAGGTGACAGCCCGAGACAAGGGGGTGCCATCTCTGCAAGGCTCCACCACAGTGGTGGTGCGGGTGGCAGATCGCAATGACAATGAGCCGCGCTTCATGCAGGATGTGTTCACTTTCTATGTGAAGGAGAACCTGCAGCCCAACAGCCCTGTGGGCATGGTGACTGTGATGGACTTTGACAAGGGCCGCAATGCTGAGCTCAGCctctccatccagcctggtgaCCATGACCATGACCAGGCAGCCAGCATTTTCTCCATTGAGAATGACACTGGAACCATTTTCTCCACTGTCTCATTTGACCGTGAGCAGCAAACCAGCTACACTTTTAAGGTGAAGGCAGTGGATGGAGGTGAGCCACCACGCTCTGCCACTGCCACTGTGTCCCTCTTTGTGATGGATGAGAATGACAATGCACCTACAGTTACCTTCCCCAGCAACAGCTCTTACACTGTGTTGCCACCCTCCAGCAACATGCGCACTGTGGTGGCCACTGTGGTTGCCACTGATGCTGACACCGGTCTCAATGCTGACCTCAACTACAGCATCATTGGGGGCAATCCCTTCAAACTCTTTGAGATCGACCCAGCCAGTGGTGTGGTATCACTGGTGGGCAAGCTGGCCCCCAAGCACTATGGCCTGCATCGCCTTGTAGTGCAGGTGAACGACAGTGGGCAGCCTCCCCAGTCCACCACCACCCTGCTCCATGTCTTTGTCAATGAGAGCCTATCCAATGCCACTGTGGTGGAGAGCCAGGTGGCCCGCAGCCTCCACACGCCCCTGGCCCAGGACATCGCTGGTGACCCCAGCTATGAGTTGAGCAAGCAGCGGCTTAGCATAGTCATAGGTGTGGTGGCTGGCATCATGACTGTCATCCTCCTCATCCTGGTGGTTGTCATGGCCCGATACTGCCGCTCCAAAGGCAAACATGGCTACGAGGCTGGCAAGAAAGACCATGAGGATTTCTTCAGTCCACAGCAGCATGACAAGGCCAAGAAGCCCAAGAAGGacaagaaaggcaagaagggCAAGCAGCCCCTCTACAGCAGCATCGTCACTGTCGAGGCTTCCAAGCCTAATGGGCAGCGCTATGACAGTGTCAATGAGAAGCTCTCAGACAGCCCCGGTATGGGGCGGTACCGCTCGGTCAATGGCGGCCCGGGCAGCCCAGACCTGGCCAGGCACTACAAGTCGAGCTCACCGCTGCCCACCGTCCAGCTGCACCCCCAGTCCCCCACCGCCGGCAAAAAGCACCAGGCCGTGCAGGACCTGCCCCCGGCCAACACTTTTGTGGGCGCCGGCGACAACATCTCCATCGGGTCGGACCACTGCTCTGAGTACAGCTGCCAGGCCAGCAGCAAATACAGCAAGCAG
- the PCDH7 gene encoding protocadherin-7 isoform X4, with the protein MRTLFGFVHCCCCCCFLLLLPPSLWVSLASAKQLLRYRLPEEGPADIRIGNVASDLGIVTGSGEVTFSLESGSDYLKIDNMTGELSTTERRIDREKLPQCQMIFDENECFLDFEVSVIGPSQSWVDLFEGRVIILDINDNTPTFPSPVLTLTVEENRPVGTLYLLPTATDRDFGRNGIERYELLQEPGGDGGRRGGGGGGGGGGSASAGSESALYPGGSKRRQETDAAARSSVFELQVADTLDGEKQPQLIVKGPLDREQRDSYELSLRVRDGGDPARSSQAILRVLITDVNDNSPRFEKSVYEADLAENSSPGTPILQLRATDLDVGVNGQIEYVFGAATESVRRLLRLDETSGWLSVLHRIDREEVNQLRFTVMARDRGQPPKTDKATVVLNIRDENDNVPTIDIRKIGRIPLRDGVASVAEDVLVDTPIALVQVSDRDQGENGVVTCTVVGDVPFQLKPASEGEGESQNKRKYFLHTSAPLDYEAVRDYNVVIVAVDSGSPSLSSNNSLLVRVGDTNDNPPVFSQAVLEVSFPENNLPGERVATVVATDADSGKNAEITYSLEASPLSSDAPGGIFSIDPDSGDVSVQAVLDREQRDTYEFQVTARDKGVPSLQGSTTVVVRVADRNDNEPRFMQDVFTFYVKENLQPNSPVGMVTVMDFDKGRNAELSLSIQPGDHDHDQAASIFSIENDTGTIFSTVSFDREQQTSYTFKVKAVDGGEPPRSATATVSLFVMDENDNAPTVTFPSNSSYTVLPPSSNMRTVVATVVATDADTGLNADLNYSIIGGNPFKLFEIDPASGVVSLVGKLAPKHYGLHRLVVQVNDSGQPPQSTTTLLHVFVNESLSNATVVESQVARSLHTPLAQDIAGDPSYELSKQRLSIVIGVVAGIMTVILLILVVVMARYCRSKGKHGYEAGKKDHEDFFSPQQHDKAKKPKKDKKGKKGKQPLYSSIVTVEASKPNGQRYDSVNEKLSDSPGMGRYRSVNGGPGSPDLARHYKSSSPLPTVQLHPQSPTAGKKHQAVQDLPPANTFVGAGDNISIGSDHCSEYSCQASSKYSKQVDTVQTTQHPGHIEESCKMNVCARK; encoded by the coding sequence atGCGGactctttttggttttgtgcattgctgctgctgctgctgcttcttgctgcTACTGCCTCCGTCACTCTGGGTCAGCCTGGCATCGGCCAAGCAGCTCCTGAGGTACCGGCTGCCCGAGGAGGGACCCGCCGACATCCGCATCGGCAACGTGGCTTCCGATCTGGGAATCGTGACGGGCTCCGGCGAGGTGACATTCAGCCTGGAATCGGGCTCCGACTATCTCAAGATCGATAACATGACCGGGGAGCTGAGCACCACGGAGCGGCGCATCGACCGCGAGAAGCTGCCGCAGTGCCAGATGATCTTCGACGAGAACGAGTGCTTCCTGGACTTCGAGGTGTCGGTCATCGGCCCCTCGCAGAGCTGGGTGGACCTCTTCGAGGGCCGGGTCATCATCCTGGACATCAATGACAACACCcccaccttcccctcccccGTTCTCACACTTACCGTGGAGGAGAACCGGCCCGTGGGGACGCTCTACCTGCTCCCCACCGCCACCGACAGGGACTTCGGCCGCAACGGCATTGAGCGCTACGAGCTGCTGCAAGAGCCAGGCGGGGACGGCGGCCGCCGGGGCGGCGGAGGGGGCGGTGGCGGGGGGGGCTCTGCCTCGGCGGGCTCCGAGAGCGCCCTCTACCCCGGCGGCAGCAAGCGGCGGCAGGAGACGGACGCGGCGGCCCGCAGCAGCGTCTTCGAGCTGCAGGTGGCCGACACCCTGGACGGGGAGAAGCAGCCGCAGCTGATCGTCAAGGGGCCGCTGGACCGCGAGCAGCGGGACTCCTACGAGCTCAGCCTCCGCGTGCGGGACGGCGGCGACCCGGCACGGTCCTCGCAGGCTATCCTGAGGGTGCTGATCACCGACGTGAACGACAACAGCCCCCGCTTCGAGAAGAGCGTCTACGAGGCAGACCTGGCAGAGAACAGCAGTCCCGGAACACCCATCCTGCAGCTGCGAGCCACTGACCTGGACGTAGGGGTGAATGGGCAGATCGAGTATGTCTTCGGGGCGGCCACGGAGTCTGTCAGGCGCCTACTGCGCCTGGATGAGACCTCGGGGTGGCTCAGCGTCTTACACCGCATCGACCGGGAGGAGGTAAACCAACTTCGCTTCACTGTCATGGCCCGGGACCGGGGCCAGCCCCCCAAGACAGACAAGGCCACGGTTGTACTGAACATCCGTGATGAGAATGACAATGTGCCCACCATCGACATCCGGAAAATTGGGCGCATCCCTCTCCGGGACGGGGTAGCTAGTGTGGCCGAGGATGTGTTGGTGGATACCCCCATTGCCCTGGTGCAGGTGTCAGACCGGGACCAAGGTGAAAATGGTGTGGTGACCTGCACCGTGGTGGGTGATGTGCCTTTCCAGCTCAAGCCAGCCAGTGAGGGCGAAGGGGAGTCTCAGAACAAGCGCAAGTATTTCCTCCACACCTCAGCCCCTCTGGACTATGAAGCTGTCCGTGACTACAATGTGGTGATTGTGGCAGTGGActctggcagccccagcctgtCCAGCAACAACTCCTTGCTGGTGCGGGTAGGGGACACTAATGACAACCCTCCTGTGTTCAGTCAGGCCGTGCTGGAGGTCTCCTTCCCAGAAAACAACTTGCCTGGTGAGAGGGTGGCCACAGTGGTAGCCACAGATGCAGACAGTGGCAAGAACGCTGAGATCACCTACTCCCTAGAGGCTTCACCCCTTTCCTCAGATGCACCAGGTGGCATCTTCAGCATTGACCCTGACTCTGGGGATGTGTCggtgcaggcagtgctggacCGTGAGCAACGTGATACCTACGAGTTTCAGGTGACAGCCCGAGACAAGGGGGTGCCATCTCTGCAAGGCTCCACCACAGTGGTGGTGCGGGTGGCAGATCGCAATGACAATGAGCCGCGCTTCATGCAGGATGTGTTCACTTTCTATGTGAAGGAGAACCTGCAGCCCAACAGCCCTGTGGGCATGGTGACTGTGATGGACTTTGACAAGGGCCGCAATGCTGAGCTCAGCctctccatccagcctggtgaCCATGACCATGACCAGGCAGCCAGCATTTTCTCCATTGAGAATGACACTGGAACCATTTTCTCCACTGTCTCATTTGACCGTGAGCAGCAAACCAGCTACACTTTTAAGGTGAAGGCAGTGGATGGAGGTGAGCCACCACGCTCTGCCACTGCCACTGTGTCCCTCTTTGTGATGGATGAGAATGACAATGCACCTACAGTTACCTTCCCCAGCAACAGCTCTTACACTGTGTTGCCACCCTCCAGCAACATGCGCACTGTGGTGGCCACTGTGGTTGCCACTGATGCTGACACCGGTCTCAATGCTGACCTCAACTACAGCATCATTGGGGGCAATCCCTTCAAACTCTTTGAGATCGACCCAGCCAGTGGTGTGGTATCACTGGTGGGCAAGCTGGCCCCCAAGCACTATGGCCTGCATCGCCTTGTAGTGCAGGTGAACGACAGTGGGCAGCCTCCCCAGTCCACCACCACCCTGCTCCATGTCTTTGTCAATGAGAGCCTATCCAATGCCACTGTGGTGGAGAGCCAGGTGGCCCGCAGCCTCCACACGCCCCTGGCCCAGGACATCGCTGGTGACCCCAGCTATGAGTTGAGCAAGCAGCGGCTTAGCATAGTCATAGGTGTGGTGGCTGGCATCATGACTGTCATCCTCCTCATCCTGGTGGTTGTCATGGCCCGATACTGCCGCTCCAAAGGCAAACATGGCTACGAGGCTGGCAAGAAAGACCATGAGGATTTCTTCAGTCCACAGCAGCATGACAAGGCCAAGAAGCCCAAGAAGGacaagaaaggcaagaagggCAAGCAGCCCCTCTACAGCAGCATCGTCACTGTCGAGGCTTCCAAGCCTAATGGGCAGCGCTATGACAGTGTCAATGAGAAGCTCTCAGACAGCCCCGGTATGGGGCGGTACCGCTCGGTCAATGGCGGCCCGGGCAGCCCAGACCTGGCCAGGCACTACAAGTCGAGCTCACCGCTGCCCACCGTCCAGCTGCACCCCCAGTCCCCCACCGCCGGCAAAAAGCACCAGGCCGTGCAGGACCTGCCCCCGGCCAACACTTTTGTGGGCGCCGGCGACAACATCTCCATCGGGTCGGACCACTGCTCTGAGTACAGCTGCCAGGCCAGCAGCAAATACAGCAAGCAG
- the PCDH7 gene encoding protocadherin-7 isoform X3, which yields MRTLFGFVHCCCCCCFLLLLPPSLWVSLASAKQLLRYRLPEEGPADIRIGNVASDLGIVTGSGEVTFSLESGSDYLKIDNMTGELSTTERRIDREKLPQCQMIFDENECFLDFEVSVIGPSQSWVDLFEGRVIILDINDNTPTFPSPVLTLTVEENRPVGTLYLLPTATDRDFGRNGIERYELLQEPGGDGGRRGGGGGGGGGGSASAGSESALYPGGSKRRQETDAAARSSVFELQVADTLDGEKQPQLIVKGPLDREQRDSYELSLRVRDGGDPARSSQAILRVLITDVNDNSPRFEKSVYEADLAENSSPGTPILQLRATDLDVGVNGQIEYVFGAATESVRRLLRLDETSGWLSVLHRIDREEVNQLRFTVMARDRGQPPKTDKATVVLNIRDENDNVPTIDIRKIGRIPLRDGVASVAEDVLVDTPIALVQVSDRDQGENGVVTCTVVGDVPFQLKPASEGEGESQNKRKYFLHTSAPLDYEAVRDYNVVIVAVDSGSPSLSSNNSLLVRVGDTNDNPPVFSQAVLEVSFPENNLPGERVATVVATDADSGKNAEITYSLEASPLSSDAPGGIFSIDPDSGDVSVQAVLDREQRDTYEFQVTARDKGVPSLQGSTTVVVRVADRNDNEPRFMQDVFTFYVKENLQPNSPVGMVTVMDFDKGRNAELSLSIQPGDHDHDQAASIFSIENDTGTIFSTVSFDREQQTSYTFKVKAVDGGEPPRSATATVSLFVMDENDNAPTVTFPSNSSYTVLPPSSNMRTVVATVVATDADTGLNADLNYSIIGGNPFKLFEIDPASGVVSLVGKLAPKHYGLHRLVVQVNDSGQPPQSTTTLLHVFVNESLSNATVVESQVARSLHTPLAQDIAGDPSYELSKQRLSIVIGVVAGIMTVILLILVVVMARYCRSKGKHGYEAGKKDHEDFFSPQQHDKAKKPKKDKKGKKGKQPLYSSIVTVEASKPNGQRYDSVNEKLSDSPGMGRYRSVNGGPGSPDLARHYKSSSPLPTVQLHPQSPTAGKKHQAVQDLPPANTFVGAGDNISIGSDHCSEYSCQASSKYSKQPFRRVTFSVVSQPQDPHQGSLQSCYDSGLEESETPSSKSSSGPRLGALPLPEDNYERTTPDGSVGEAEHMENGKY from the coding sequence atGCGGactctttttggttttgtgcattgctgctgctgctgctgcttcttgctgcTACTGCCTCCGTCACTCTGGGTCAGCCTGGCATCGGCCAAGCAGCTCCTGAGGTACCGGCTGCCCGAGGAGGGACCCGCCGACATCCGCATCGGCAACGTGGCTTCCGATCTGGGAATCGTGACGGGCTCCGGCGAGGTGACATTCAGCCTGGAATCGGGCTCCGACTATCTCAAGATCGATAACATGACCGGGGAGCTGAGCACCACGGAGCGGCGCATCGACCGCGAGAAGCTGCCGCAGTGCCAGATGATCTTCGACGAGAACGAGTGCTTCCTGGACTTCGAGGTGTCGGTCATCGGCCCCTCGCAGAGCTGGGTGGACCTCTTCGAGGGCCGGGTCATCATCCTGGACATCAATGACAACACCcccaccttcccctcccccGTTCTCACACTTACCGTGGAGGAGAACCGGCCCGTGGGGACGCTCTACCTGCTCCCCACCGCCACCGACAGGGACTTCGGCCGCAACGGCATTGAGCGCTACGAGCTGCTGCAAGAGCCAGGCGGGGACGGCGGCCGCCGGGGCGGCGGAGGGGGCGGTGGCGGGGGGGGCTCTGCCTCGGCGGGCTCCGAGAGCGCCCTCTACCCCGGCGGCAGCAAGCGGCGGCAGGAGACGGACGCGGCGGCCCGCAGCAGCGTCTTCGAGCTGCAGGTGGCCGACACCCTGGACGGGGAGAAGCAGCCGCAGCTGATCGTCAAGGGGCCGCTGGACCGCGAGCAGCGGGACTCCTACGAGCTCAGCCTCCGCGTGCGGGACGGCGGCGACCCGGCACGGTCCTCGCAGGCTATCCTGAGGGTGCTGATCACCGACGTGAACGACAACAGCCCCCGCTTCGAGAAGAGCGTCTACGAGGCAGACCTGGCAGAGAACAGCAGTCCCGGAACACCCATCCTGCAGCTGCGAGCCACTGACCTGGACGTAGGGGTGAATGGGCAGATCGAGTATGTCTTCGGGGCGGCCACGGAGTCTGTCAGGCGCCTACTGCGCCTGGATGAGACCTCGGGGTGGCTCAGCGTCTTACACCGCATCGACCGGGAGGAGGTAAACCAACTTCGCTTCACTGTCATGGCCCGGGACCGGGGCCAGCCCCCCAAGACAGACAAGGCCACGGTTGTACTGAACATCCGTGATGAGAATGACAATGTGCCCACCATCGACATCCGGAAAATTGGGCGCATCCCTCTCCGGGACGGGGTAGCTAGTGTGGCCGAGGATGTGTTGGTGGATACCCCCATTGCCCTGGTGCAGGTGTCAGACCGGGACCAAGGTGAAAATGGTGTGGTGACCTGCACCGTGGTGGGTGATGTGCCTTTCCAGCTCAAGCCAGCCAGTGAGGGCGAAGGGGAGTCTCAGAACAAGCGCAAGTATTTCCTCCACACCTCAGCCCCTCTGGACTATGAAGCTGTCCGTGACTACAATGTGGTGATTGTGGCAGTGGActctggcagccccagcctgtCCAGCAACAACTCCTTGCTGGTGCGGGTAGGGGACACTAATGACAACCCTCCTGTGTTCAGTCAGGCCGTGCTGGAGGTCTCCTTCCCAGAAAACAACTTGCCTGGTGAGAGGGTGGCCACAGTGGTAGCCACAGATGCAGACAGTGGCAAGAACGCTGAGATCACCTACTCCCTAGAGGCTTCACCCCTTTCCTCAGATGCACCAGGTGGCATCTTCAGCATTGACCCTGACTCTGGGGATGTGTCggtgcaggcagtgctggacCGTGAGCAACGTGATACCTACGAGTTTCAGGTGACAGCCCGAGACAAGGGGGTGCCATCTCTGCAAGGCTCCACCACAGTGGTGGTGCGGGTGGCAGATCGCAATGACAATGAGCCGCGCTTCATGCAGGATGTGTTCACTTTCTATGTGAAGGAGAACCTGCAGCCCAACAGCCCTGTGGGCATGGTGACTGTGATGGACTTTGACAAGGGCCGCAATGCTGAGCTCAGCctctccatccagcctggtgaCCATGACCATGACCAGGCAGCCAGCATTTTCTCCATTGAGAATGACACTGGAACCATTTTCTCCACTGTCTCATTTGACCGTGAGCAGCAAACCAGCTACACTTTTAAGGTGAAGGCAGTGGATGGAGGTGAGCCACCACGCTCTGCCACTGCCACTGTGTCCCTCTTTGTGATGGATGAGAATGACAATGCACCTACAGTTACCTTCCCCAGCAACAGCTCTTACACTGTGTTGCCACCCTCCAGCAACATGCGCACTGTGGTGGCCACTGTGGTTGCCACTGATGCTGACACCGGTCTCAATGCTGACCTCAACTACAGCATCATTGGGGGCAATCCCTTCAAACTCTTTGAGATCGACCCAGCCAGTGGTGTGGTATCACTGGTGGGCAAGCTGGCCCCCAAGCACTATGGCCTGCATCGCCTTGTAGTGCAGGTGAACGACAGTGGGCAGCCTCCCCAGTCCACCACCACCCTGCTCCATGTCTTTGTCAATGAGAGCCTATCCAATGCCACTGTGGTGGAGAGCCAGGTGGCCCGCAGCCTCCACACGCCCCTGGCCCAGGACATCGCTGGTGACCCCAGCTATGAGTTGAGCAAGCAGCGGCTTAGCATAGTCATAGGTGTGGTGGCTGGCATCATGACTGTCATCCTCCTCATCCTGGTGGTTGTCATGGCCCGATACTGCCGCTCCAAAGGCAAACATGGCTACGAGGCTGGCAAGAAAGACCATGAGGATTTCTTCAGTCCACAGCAGCATGACAAGGCCAAGAAGCCCAAGAAGGacaagaaaggcaagaagggCAAGCAGCCCCTCTACAGCAGCATCGTCACTGTCGAGGCTTCCAAGCCTAATGGGCAGCGCTATGACAGTGTCAATGAGAAGCTCTCAGACAGCCCCGGTATGGGGCGGTACCGCTCGGTCAATGGCGGCCCGGGCAGCCCAGACCTGGCCAGGCACTACAAGTCGAGCTCACCGCTGCCCACCGTCCAGCTGCACCCCCAGTCCCCCACCGCCGGCAAAAAGCACCAGGCCGTGCAGGACCTGCCCCCGGCCAACACTTTTGTGGGCGCCGGCGACAACATCTCCATCGGGTCGGACCACTGCTCTGAGTACAGCTGCCAGGCCAGCAGCAAATACAGCAAGCAG